Proteins encoded in a region of the Phaenicophaeus curvirostris isolate KB17595 chromosome 1, BPBGC_Pcur_1.0, whole genome shotgun sequence genome:
- the ANKRD42 gene encoding ankyrin repeat domain-containing protein 42 isoform X1, giving the protein MASSGLALTDPRPSCAEDSRTEHTAPDVKKKQNYTSVHEAVRAGDVEQLASMIKNGAGINEVDLVHKFTPLHCAAHSGSLECLHWLLWHGADPARVTVGGWTAAHIAAIRGQDVCMQALLRNGTSAEAQDDRGCTPSHLAATHGQSYTLQTLLRSGANVNVSDRNDWKPVHYAAFHGRLGCLQLLVRWGACTDEVDNSGNLPAHLAAAEGHLHCFKFLVSKMASIMHALKARNDHGETPRDLAERFYKDNILQYIDSVEKEGEHPETQEALAFPAHCAAFKGDLLELRRLVRSGVININERDDKGSTLMHKAAVHGHIHCLQWLIEMGADCHITNDAGETPKDVAKRFAQSSAVELLTQRTGDSNSSEEELDASNIKFFESHGVEGSTDSKEDLTLDKAEKRNARIRAYRKIEELQQLLEIAYSNYRQLGGITEEEKKMKKEEREVEKVVKELDAQLEYERVRREKLESQLDEYRAEIRQLRERLEKTCISPTRPMEAETIPKSCKEKKKVKRKPASSLGQTLVRLR; this is encoded by the exons atggcctcctctggactcgctctaacagatccacgtccttcatgtgctgaggactccagaactgaacacacggctccag ATGTCAAGAAGAAGCAAAACTATACTAGTGTACATGAGGCTGTGAGAGCTGGTGATGTGGAACAGCTTGCGTCAATGATAAAAAATGGAGCCGGTATTAATGAGGTGGATTTAGTCCACAAATTCACACCATTGCACTGTGCTGCACACTCTGGAAGTCTGGAG TGCCTTCACTGGTTGCTTTGGCATGGAGCTGACCCAGCACGTGTCACTGTTGGAGGCTGGACAGCAGCTCACATCGCAGCTATCCGAGGTCAGGATGTTTGCATGCAG GCTTTGTTAAGAAATGGTACAAGTGCAGAAGCTCAAGATGATCGTGGGTGTACTCCGTCCCACTTGGCTGCAACCCACGGGCAGTCTTACACCCTGCAAACGTTGCTGCGAAGTGGAGCG AATGTAAATGTTTCAGACAGGAACGACTGGAAGCCTGTTCATTATGCTGCTTTTCATGGTCGCTTGGGGTGTTTGCAGCTTCTTGTTAGGTGGGGAGCATGCACAGATGAGGTGGATAACAGTGGAAACCTTCCAG CTCatctggcagcagcagaaggacACTTGCACTGCTTTAAGTTCTTGGTCAGTAAAATGGCCAGTATCATGCACGCACTGAAAGCCAGAAATGACCATGGAGAGACTCCAAGGGACTTGGCTGAACGGTTCTATAAAGATAATATTCTGCAATATATTGACAGTGTGGAAAAAGAGGGGGAGCATCCAGAGACACAGGAAG ctttaGCTTTCCCAGCCCACTGCGCTGCTTTCAAAGGGGACTTATTAGAGCTTAGAAGATTAGTGAGAAGTGGAGTAATCAATATTAATGAGCGGGATGATAAGGGATCCACTCTCATGCACAAAG CTGCCGTACACGGGCATATCCATTGCTTACAGTGGCTGATTGAAATGGGAGCTGACTGTCACATTACAAATGATGCTGGAGAGACTCCAAAGGATGTGGCCAAGAG ATTTGCCCAGTCATCAGCCGTAGAACTTCTGACTCAAAGAACTGGAGACAGTAACTCTAGTGAAGAAGAACTTGACGCAAGCAACATAAAGTTTTTTGAAAGTCATGGTGTGGAAGGGAGTACAGATAGCAAAGAAGATTTAACCCTGgataaagcagagaaaaggaatGCACGCA TAAGGGCCTATCGCAAGATTGAAGAACTTCAGCAACTTCTAGAAATTGCCTACAGCAACTACAGACAGCTGGGAGGAATAACTGAAGAGgagaagaagatgaaaaaagaagaaagggaagttGAGAA GGTTGTGAAGGAGCTGGACGCCCAGCTGGAGTACGAGCGAGTCAGGCGTGAGAAGCTGGAGAGCCAGCTGGATGAGTACCGTGCTGAGATAAGGCAACTTAGAGAGAGGTTGGAGAAAACCTGCATCTCCCCTACTCGCCCTATG GAAGCTGAGACCATCCCCAAGtcttgcaaagagaaaaagaaagtgaagaggAAACCAGCCAGCAGCCTCGGACAGACACTTGTGAGACTGCGCTGA
- the ANKRD42 gene encoding ankyrin repeat domain-containing protein 42 isoform X2 gives MELTQHVSLLEAGQQLTSQLSEALLRNGTSAEAQDDRGCTPSHLAATHGQSYTLQTLLRSGANVNVSDRNDWKPVHYAAFHGRLGCLQLLVRWGACTDEVDNSGNLPAHLAAAEGHLHCFKFLVSKMASIMHALKARNDHGETPRDLAERFYKDNILQYIDSVEKEGEHPETQEALAFPAHCAAFKGDLLELRRLVRSGVININERDDKGSTLMHKAAVHGHIHCLQWLIEMGADCHITNDAGETPKDVAKRFAQSSAVELLTQRTGDSNSSEEELDASNIKFFESHGVEGSTDSKEDLTLDKAEKRNARIRAYRKIEELQQLLEIAYSNYRQLGGITEEEKKMKKEEREVEKVVKELDAQLEYERVRREKLESQLDEYRAEIRQLRERLEKTCISPTRPMEAETIPKSCKEKKKVKRKPASSLGQTLVRLR, from the exons ATGGAGCTGACCCAGCACGTGTCACTGTTGGAGGCTGGACAGCAGCTCACATCGCAGCTATCCGAG GCTTTGTTAAGAAATGGTACAAGTGCAGAAGCTCAAGATGATCGTGGGTGTACTCCGTCCCACTTGGCTGCAACCCACGGGCAGTCTTACACCCTGCAAACGTTGCTGCGAAGTGGAGCG AATGTAAATGTTTCAGACAGGAACGACTGGAAGCCTGTTCATTATGCTGCTTTTCATGGTCGCTTGGGGTGTTTGCAGCTTCTTGTTAGGTGGGGAGCATGCACAGATGAGGTGGATAACAGTGGAAACCTTCCAG CTCatctggcagcagcagaaggacACTTGCACTGCTTTAAGTTCTTGGTCAGTAAAATGGCCAGTATCATGCACGCACTGAAAGCCAGAAATGACCATGGAGAGACTCCAAGGGACTTGGCTGAACGGTTCTATAAAGATAATATTCTGCAATATATTGACAGTGTGGAAAAAGAGGGGGAGCATCCAGAGACACAGGAAG ctttaGCTTTCCCAGCCCACTGCGCTGCTTTCAAAGGGGACTTATTAGAGCTTAGAAGATTAGTGAGAAGTGGAGTAATCAATATTAATGAGCGGGATGATAAGGGATCCACTCTCATGCACAAAG CTGCCGTACACGGGCATATCCATTGCTTACAGTGGCTGATTGAAATGGGAGCTGACTGTCACATTACAAATGATGCTGGAGAGACTCCAAAGGATGTGGCCAAGAG ATTTGCCCAGTCATCAGCCGTAGAACTTCTGACTCAAAGAACTGGAGACAGTAACTCTAGTGAAGAAGAACTTGACGCAAGCAACATAAAGTTTTTTGAAAGTCATGGTGTGGAAGGGAGTACAGATAGCAAAGAAGATTTAACCCTGgataaagcagagaaaaggaatGCACGCA TAAGGGCCTATCGCAAGATTGAAGAACTTCAGCAACTTCTAGAAATTGCCTACAGCAACTACAGACAGCTGGGAGGAATAACTGAAGAGgagaagaagatgaaaaaagaagaaagggaagttGAGAA GGTTGTGAAGGAGCTGGACGCCCAGCTGGAGTACGAGCGAGTCAGGCGTGAGAAGCTGGAGAGCCAGCTGGATGAGTACCGTGCTGAGATAAGGCAACTTAGAGAGAGGTTGGAGAAAACCTGCATCTCCCCTACTCGCCCTATG GAAGCTGAGACCATCCCCAAGtcttgcaaagagaaaaagaaagtgaagaggAAACCAGCCAGCAGCCTCGGACAGACACTTGTGAGACTGCGCTGA